A window from Chitinophaga filiformis encodes these proteins:
- a CDS encoding RNA ligase (ATP), giving the protein MERKLVSPVVIDDIQPIAGADLIEVATVKGWKLVVKKNEFKVGDHAVYCEIDSFLPVREEFEFLRKSSYRKMGEQEGFRLKTMKLRGQISQGLLLPVSLLQGYTYQIGEDVSARLGIIKYEPPMPAALGGIAKGLFPSFMLKTDEERIQNLSGQYEAFRQHTFYVTEKLDGSSVTFYLNEGVFGVCSRNLDLEETADNSFWKVARAERIEEKLASLGKNIAIQGELIGEGVQGNAYGLRGQTVRFFNAFDIDRYEYLALDEFKAFIASLALQTVPILDLQYTLPASLDELLTMADGVSVLSPQGKAVEREGLVIRSTDRKISFKVISNKFLLNER; this is encoded by the coding sequence ATGGAAAGAAAATTGGTGTCCCCGGTTGTTATTGACGACATACAACCTATTGCCGGGGCAGACCTCATAGAAGTAGCCACCGTTAAGGGGTGGAAGCTGGTGGTCAAGAAAAATGAATTCAAAGTCGGCGATCATGCCGTGTATTGTGAAATAGATTCATTCCTGCCAGTCAGGGAAGAATTCGAATTCCTGCGGAAAAGTTCTTACCGGAAAATGGGAGAACAGGAAGGTTTCAGGCTGAAAACAATGAAGCTGCGGGGGCAGATCTCCCAGGGCTTATTGCTGCCTGTCAGCCTGCTGCAGGGATACACTTACCAGATCGGGGAAGATGTTTCTGCACGTTTAGGCATTATCAAATATGAACCGCCGATGCCGGCCGCATTGGGTGGTATTGCAAAGGGTTTATTCCCGTCTTTTATGCTTAAAACAGACGAAGAAAGGATACAGAACCTGAGTGGCCAGTATGAAGCGTTCAGGCAACATACTTTTTATGTAACGGAAAAGCTGGATGGTTCCTCCGTTACCTTTTACCTGAACGAAGGTGTGTTTGGCGTATGCTCGCGCAACCTCGATCTGGAGGAAACGGCAGATAACAGCTTCTGGAAAGTGGCAAGAGCGGAACGTATCGAAGAGAAGCTGGCGTCCCTAGGAAAGAATATCGCTATCCAGGGAGAACTGATCGGAGAAGGAGTACAGGGTAATGCCTACGGCCTCAGAGGACAGACAGTGCGATTTTTTAATGCCTTTGATATAGATCGCTATGAATACCTGGCCCTGGACGAATTTAAGGCGTTCATTGCATCGCTTGCATTGCAGACAGTACCTATACTGGACCTGCAGTATACCTTACCGGCATCACTGGATGAGCTGCTGACGATGGCCGATGGTGTGTCGGTGTTAAGTCCGCAGGGTAAAGCAGTGGAAAGGGAAGGATTAGTGATCCGTTCAACAGACAGAAAGATCTCATTTAAAGTGATATCAAATAAGTTCCTGCTGAACGAAAGGTGA
- a CDS encoding outer membrane beta-barrel protein, producing MKKIILLVLLTIGLAPAYAQTSLGVAGGYNLSFVYPEINWEALDYKVSMGSGWRAGLVADQRLWKNFYLQPQLIFNQKSYNYDYTSDIPPNTQNEYKRHLLYLELQAHFLFKPKVGNGKLILGGGPYIGRGISGRERVDVHYVDQDVPVHIRDYNVIKYKSKYPGYDPNYTTSNVTYVKPYDIGINLLGGYEMKNGLFFNVIYSLGANNTGNYSIKSYNGYLGITVGYFFKKFS from the coding sequence ATGAAAAAGATCATACTACTTGTTTTACTGACCATTGGCCTGGCGCCTGCCTATGCCCAGACATCCTTAGGTGTTGCAGGCGGATATAACTTATCCTTCGTCTATCCTGAAATCAATTGGGAAGCTCTGGATTATAAGGTATCCATGGGTTCCGGATGGCGCGCCGGCCTGGTAGCAGATCAGCGTTTATGGAAGAACTTTTATCTGCAACCGCAATTGATATTTAATCAAAAGAGTTATAACTATGACTATACTTCCGATATACCGCCTAATACTCAAAACGAATATAAAAGGCACCTGCTCTATCTTGAACTACAAGCCCATTTCCTGTTTAAACCAAAGGTCGGTAATGGTAAATTGATCCTGGGAGGAGGTCCTTATATCGGCCGTGGCATAAGTGGCAGGGAAAGAGTAGATGTTCACTACGTTGATCAGGACGTACCGGTGCATATTCGTGATTACAATGTAATAAAATATAAAAGTAAGTATCCGGGATACGATCCGAATTATACTACATCCAATGTAACTTATGTAAAACCTTATGATATAGGGATCAACTTACTCGGAGGTTATGAAATGAAGAATGGCCTGTTCTTCAACGTTATTTATAGCCTGGGAGCAAATAATACAGGCAACTACAGCATCAAAAGTTATAACGGCTATTTAGGTATCACGGTAGGTTACTTCTTCAAAAAATTCAGCTAA
- a CDS encoding glycosyl hydrolase family 18 protein, producing MKPKFYFIVKTSALLLCLSTMLTLSHSCKKDNGNNPPGPDTTHHEDTSPFYGKPLTKRPIMVDYWGGCCYDRSTVGPLDAMPDGVDVVNIFTLGIGRTAAGGWEFEHRGVSGQNEWSDVLTKAHALQKRGIRIVATSFAGGLVKLSAAAADSMAKVVKDSLDKWKFDGIDLDLEYGNVRTANIDTGIIALSKYVGPVSKTGRILSVVDYNNYNLEQIKRSRQYIDYVMTMSYWNKATDVMKWIKSYGDGIGNRQNVLIGVGAGCAINAGQATLAGEELKIADTLKISAPGSGMMEFIFGCSYHNKDQSGNITKDISYTTNIIQRLKK from the coding sequence ATGAAGCCCAAATTCTACTTTATCGTAAAAACTTCCGCCCTGCTGTTATGTTTGAGTACCATGCTGACTTTATCCCATTCCTGTAAGAAAGACAATGGTAACAATCCGCCGGGCCCCGATACCACCCATCACGAAGATACTTCTCCCTTTTATGGCAAACCGCTCACTAAAAGGCCCATTATGGTAGACTACTGGGGAGGCTGTTGCTACGACAGGTCAACAGTAGGCCCTCTGGATGCTATGCCGGATGGCGTGGACGTGGTCAACATCTTCACCCTGGGCATTGGCAGAACAGCCGCTGGTGGCTGGGAGTTCGAACACCGGGGCGTATCTGGTCAGAATGAATGGAGCGATGTGCTGACAAAGGCGCATGCCCTGCAAAAGAGAGGCATCAGAATAGTGGCCACTTCCTTTGCCGGCGGACTGGTAAAACTATCCGCAGCAGCAGCCGACTCCATGGCGAAAGTTGTAAAAGACTCCCTGGACAAATGGAAATTTGACGGTATAGATCTTGACCTGGAATATGGTAATGTCAGAACAGCGAATATCGACACGGGCATTATAGCCCTCAGCAAATATGTTGGCCCTGTATCAAAGACCGGCAGAATATTGTCTGTAGTGGACTATAACAATTACAACCTGGAACAGATCAAAAGATCCAGACAATACATTGACTATGTCATGACCATGTCCTACTGGAACAAAGCCACAGACGTAATGAAATGGATAAAATCCTATGGAGATGGCATTGGCAATCGTCAGAACGTATTGATCGGCGTAGGCGCAGGCTGCGCCATCAATGCCGGCCAGGCCACCTTAGCCGGCGAGGAACTGAAAATAGCAGATACATTGAAGATCTCCGCCCCAGGCAGTGGCATGATGGAATTCATCTTTGGATGCAGCTATCACAATAAGGACCAGAGCGGAAATATCACAAAAGACATCAGTTATACAACGAATATCATCCAAAGGCTGAAGAAATAA
- a CDS encoding PKD domain-containing protein, which translates to MKRSLLATLFVFAGISMYANTSIQPAGGNAASKLSASTADVLPTPDFIYYIRPAGNPYPGARLVSFIVSVPGPGEHDLIGAVDWDFGDGTPPALNTAGLSNHIYTQAGTFNVTMTFHYVTGETFVIVKPVTITL; encoded by the coding sequence ATGAAAAGATCATTGTTAGCCACTCTTTTCGTATTTGCAGGCATCAGCATGTACGCAAACACTTCCATTCAGCCAGCCGGCGGTAATGCTGCTTCAAAGCTGAGTGCATCCACGGCAGATGTCCTGCCTACTCCTGATTTCATCTATTACATCCGTCCTGCAGGCAATCCTTATCCGGGCGCAAGACTTGTTTCATTCATTGTATCTGTACCCGGCCCCGGTGAGCACGATCTTATCGGTGCTGTCGACTGGGACTTTGGCGATGGAACCCCTCCGGCATTAAATACCGCTGGTCTTTCCAATCACATTTATACCCAGGCAGGTACCTTCAATGTGACCATGACATTCCATTATGTAACAGGGGAAACGTTTGTAATTGTGAAACCTGTCACGATCACCTTGTAA
- a CDS encoding outer membrane beta-barrel protein, giving the protein MKKIILFTLLAIGTAPTYAQTSVGIIGGYNLNSIRPNSTWKALGYDVSSRSGWRAGLVADKRLWKKFYLQPQLLLNEKGYNSTYLWDVPPSYSNTHLKTRLLYLELQANLLFKQQIGNSKILVGAGPYIARGISGIQILDSDYYNSNMGSMARSVNYAVVNYRSKAPDYVYGNIVHIKPYDMGFNMLAGYELKNGLFFNVVYSLELNNNGFNKHYKNKNTYFGLTAGYFLRKFS; this is encoded by the coding sequence ATGAAAAAGATCATATTATTCACCCTACTGGCAATTGGCACGGCGCCAACTTATGCCCAGACCTCGGTCGGTATTATCGGAGGATATAACTTGAATTCCATTCGTCCCAATTCCACATGGAAAGCATTGGGATATGATGTATCCTCAAGATCAGGATGGCGCGCAGGACTGGTAGCAGACAAACGTTTATGGAAGAAATTCTATCTTCAGCCACAATTGTTATTGAATGAAAAAGGTTACAATTCGACCTACCTATGGGATGTACCACCTAGTTATAGCAATACTCACCTCAAAACACGGTTGCTCTATCTCGAATTACAGGCCAATCTCCTGTTTAAACAACAGATCGGCAATAGTAAGATACTTGTCGGAGCAGGTCCTTATATTGCCCGTGGCATAAGTGGCATACAGATCCTGGACAGTGATTATTACAATTCAAATATGGGTAGCATGGCGCGATCCGTTAACTACGCTGTCGTAAACTACAGGAGTAAAGCCCCTGATTATGTCTATGGCAACATTGTACATATAAAACCCTATGATATGGGATTCAATATGCTTGCAGGCTATGAATTGAAAAACGGTCTCTTTTTTAATGTTGTGTACAGCCTGGAATTAAATAACAACGGCTTTAACAAGCACTACAAAAATAAAAATACCTATTTCGGTCTGACTGCAGGTTACTTTCTAAGAAAATTTAGCTAA
- a CDS encoding lipocalin-like domain-containing protein: protein MKKVCALFLFMFFVTIIHAQSIKGTWELVAVENQLPDGSKTQPYGVDPKGLLIFDDNGNYALQMLRSIPSRPKFAAADKNKGTTEENAALVQGSNSHFGKYTVDDKAHTITFNIEHAFYPNWEGTTQVRSFNIKNDQLTYVVTNTTNGGAVTAVVIWKRYASGANENKNLK, encoded by the coding sequence ATGAAAAAAGTATGCGCACTATTTCTATTCATGTTCTTCGTTACGATAATACATGCACAGTCCATTAAGGGTACATGGGAGCTCGTCGCCGTAGAGAACCAGTTACCTGACGGCAGTAAGACACAGCCCTATGGTGTTGATCCTAAAGGACTGCTGATATTTGACGACAATGGCAATTATGCACTGCAGATGCTGAGATCAATTCCTTCCCGCCCAAAATTTGCGGCCGCTGATAAAAATAAAGGAACCACAGAAGAAAATGCTGCGTTGGTACAGGGAAGTAATTCCCACTTTGGCAAATACACTGTCGATGATAAAGCGCATACCATCACCTTCAATATTGAACATGCATTCTATCCCAACTGGGAAGGTACTACCCAGGTACGTTCATTCAACATTAAGAATGATCAGCTTACGTACGTGGTAACCAATACCACCAATGGCGGGGCTGTTACAGCTGTGGTGATATGGAAAAGGTATGCTTCAGGGGCAAACGAAAACAAAAACTTAAAATAG
- a CDS encoding VOC family protein translates to MFTNTKAFSGFSVNDINKAKEFYSKTLGLDVEEIMGGNVLQLNIHGGGSILIYQKGNHTPATFTILNFPVENIEEAVDGLTARGVRFLQYNEPIKTDEKGICRRSGGPSIAWFEDPAGNILSVLQAEQH, encoded by the coding sequence ATGTTTACAAACACTAAAGCATTCAGCGGATTTTCAGTAAATGATATCAATAAAGCGAAGGAATTTTATAGCAAAACACTTGGGCTTGATGTGGAGGAAATAATGGGTGGGAATGTGTTACAGCTCAATATTCACGGCGGCGGAAGCATCCTGATCTATCAGAAAGGCAATCATACGCCTGCTACTTTTACTATCCTCAATTTCCCCGTAGAGAATATAGAAGAGGCTGTAGATGGTCTTACAGCAAGGGGAGTGCGTTTTCTGCAATATAATGAGCCGATCAAAACTGATGAGAAAGGTATCTGCCGGCGAAGCGGCGGACCATCGATAGCCTGGTTCGAAGATCCCGCAGGAAATATCCTGTCCGTGTTACAGGCAGAACAACATTAA
- a CDS encoding phosphatase PAP2 family protein yields MCKKILCLLLPLVALLPRILLAQQPDTVVAGPTFQSDSVFHHQPANVKRHYRGLLLVPATFIVYGAASLGLHDLKTVNNHFKEEVYLEGDGKMHHIDNYLQYAPGLLVYGLNLAGIKGKNNFVDRTAIYAMANIIMGSTVTVTKHLTHETRPDGSNDLSFPSGHTATAFAAAEFMRKEYQDVSVWYGVAGYAMAATTGYLRMSNNRHWFGDIVAGAGVGILSTNLAYYLYPSVKRMFRNKQSDMANMILPTYQQGAFGLSMVHAFK; encoded by the coding sequence ATGTGTAAGAAGATCTTATGCCTTTTGCTGCCATTAGTGGCGCTGCTCCCTCGTATCTTATTGGCACAACAACCGGACACTGTTGTGGCAGGGCCAACATTTCAATCAGATTCCGTTTTTCATCATCAGCCGGCAAATGTTAAAAGGCATTACAGGGGGCTGTTGTTAGTGCCGGCGACGTTTATCGTATACGGTGCGGCTTCTCTCGGCCTGCACGATTTGAAAACTGTAAATAATCACTTTAAAGAAGAGGTATACCTGGAAGGCGATGGCAAAATGCATCACATAGACAACTACCTGCAGTATGCGCCGGGATTGCTTGTGTATGGACTGAATCTCGCGGGCATCAAAGGAAAGAATAACTTCGTGGACCGTACCGCTATTTATGCGATGGCTAACATCATTATGGGAAGTACGGTAACAGTTACCAAACATCTTACCCATGAAACGCGGCCGGACGGATCAAATGATCTGTCCTTTCCCTCAGGGCATACGGCTACCGCATTTGCTGCTGCTGAATTCATGAGGAAGGAGTACCAGGATGTATCTGTCTGGTATGGCGTGGCTGGTTATGCAATGGCAGCAACTACAGGATATCTTCGTATGTCAAACAACAGGCACTGGTTTGGAGATATCGTAGCAGGAGCTGGTGTGGGAATTCTCTCAACAAACCTGGCTTACTATTTATATCCTTCGGTGAAAAGAATGTTCAGGAATAAGCAATCAGATATGGCAAATATGATATTGCCAACTTATCAGCAGGGCGCTTTTGGACTGAGTATGGTACATGCTTTTAAATAG
- the rpiA gene encoding ribose 5-phosphate isomerase A: MTDHKQAAAKAAATMISAGQTIGLGAGKTIAFLAEHLSADPQLMQSLRVTSSSFDTTALLYAKGFKLVAPSLISRLDIYFDGCDVFDRQLNALKSGGGIHVMEKLLAAAADRFILLGDTGKFEATLNPKYPLAIEFLPQALGIVRSKISLLFPGTKFAQRMSTEKNGALISDNGNMLADVYFDVFPDLEQLDVQVKMIPGIVGHSLFYRMAHQAVISGDDGIQHIYPA, encoded by the coding sequence ATGACAGACCATAAACAAGCAGCAGCAAAAGCTGCAGCGACAATGATCAGTGCCGGACAAACAATTGGATTGGGAGCAGGGAAAACAATTGCCTTTCTCGCCGAACATCTCTCCGCCGATCCTCAGCTGATGCAGTCGCTCAGGGTCACCTCTTCCTCTTTCGATACCACGGCACTGTTGTACGCCAAAGGATTTAAACTGGTGGCACCTTCATTGATCAGCAGGCTGGATATATACTTCGATGGTTGTGATGTGTTTGACAGGCAACTGAATGCACTAAAGAGCGGTGGTGGCATCCACGTGATGGAAAAGCTGCTGGCAGCAGCGGCAGACCGGTTTATATTACTGGGAGATACCGGTAAGTTCGAGGCAACATTGAATCCAAAATATCCGCTGGCAATTGAATTTTTACCACAGGCATTGGGAATAGTGCGCAGTAAGATATCCCTGTTATTTCCCGGAACGAAATTCGCCCAGCGCATGAGCACTGAAAAGAACGGCGCGCTGATATCTGACAATGGCAATATGCTGGCCGATGTATATTTTGATGTATTTCCTGACCTTGAGCAACTGGATGTACAGGTAAAAATGATCCCCGGTATTGTCGGGCATTCATTGTTCTACCGGATGGCACATCAGGCGGTTATATCAGGAGACGATGGCATACAGCATATCTATCCTGCTTAA
- a CDS encoding HD domain-containing protein, with protein MELTQTEYLAEKYVVDLFTRLASTYLVYHNLSHTERVVVRAMEIADHYGLDEKDRFVLTIAAWFHDTGHLIADIAFHEQAGVRLMRSFFIDKEIEETMIDKISACIMATKWPAVPATLLEEIICDADTYHFGTKEFELTDELVKKEFQLRTNKNYTNWYYDTLQLLKTHHFFTSYCRNKLDKGKEANIEYLQAKIRAN; from the coding sequence ATGGAACTAACACAAACGGAGTATCTCGCTGAAAAATACGTTGTAGATCTGTTTACCCGCCTGGCTTCCACTTATCTGGTATACCACAACCTTTCCCATACAGAACGTGTTGTAGTCCGCGCCATGGAGATCGCAGATCATTACGGGCTGGATGAAAAAGACAGGTTTGTTTTAACAATAGCGGCCTGGTTTCACGATACAGGTCATCTCATTGCCGATATAGCATTTCATGAGCAGGCAGGTGTGAGATTGATGAGGTCTTTTTTCATCGATAAGGAAATTGAAGAAACAATGATAGATAAGATCTCCGCATGTATAATGGCTACCAAATGGCCTGCGGTTCCTGCAACACTGCTGGAAGAAATTATCTGTGATGCTGATACCTATCACTTCGGGACAAAGGAATTTGAATTAACTGACGAGTTGGTGAAGAAGGAATTCCAACTGCGGACAAATAAGAATTATACTAACTGGTATTATGATACTTTGCAGCTATTGAAAACGCATCATTTCTTTACATCCTATTGCCGCAATAAACTGGATAAAGGGAAGGAAGCCAATATTGAGTACCTGCAAGCCAAAATAAGAGCCAATTAA
- a CDS encoding GntR family transcriptional regulator produces the protein MKFSIDHNSAVPLHIQAEELLRKMIEDPQFRNGKFLPNEVELSQQLEISRTTLRQALNKLVYEGLLIRKKGVGTRVSEKTVSSKSMNWKSFSQEMAARGIPIRNFELHISWVKANEEIVHFFGIKPEEKVLKLERLRGRPEGPFVYFVSYFHPAMGLSGEEDFKRPLYEILEQDYNVIATLSKEEISAKAADNFIAGKLEIDAGSPILFRKRFVYDQTEKPIELNLGYYKSDSFIYTVESRR, from the coding sequence ATGAAGTTTTCTATCGACCATAACAGTGCTGTTCCCCTGCATATTCAGGCGGAGGAACTATTGCGGAAAATGATTGAGGATCCGCAGTTCAGGAATGGCAAGTTCCTGCCCAATGAGGTGGAGTTGTCCCAACAACTGGAGATCTCCCGTACTACGCTCAGGCAGGCCCTGAATAAACTCGTATACGAAGGATTACTGATCCGTAAGAAGGGGGTCGGCACCAGGGTGTCGGAAAAAACCGTCAGTTCCAAATCCATGAACTGGAAAAGTTTCTCACAGGAAATGGCGGCCAGGGGTATTCCTATCAGGAACTTCGAATTGCATATCAGCTGGGTAAAGGCCAACGAGGAGATCGTACATTTCTTTGGCATCAAACCGGAGGAAAAGGTGCTGAAACTCGAGCGACTGCGAGGACGTCCCGAAGGGCCGTTCGTATATTTCGTATCTTATTTTCATCCGGCTATGGGCCTTAGTGGTGAGGAGGATTTCAAGCGCCCCTTATACGAAATACTGGAACAGGACTATAATGTCATTGCCACACTTTCTAAAGAAGAGATCAGTGCAAAAGCGGCAGACAATTTCATTGCCGGTAAACTCGAAATTGATGCCGGCAGTCCCATATTGTTCCGTAAACGTTTTGTGTACGATCAGACAGAAAAACCCATAGAACTGAACTTAGGGTATTACAAGTCCGACAGTTTTATTTATACGGTGGAAAGCAGGAGATAA
- the bioA gene encoding adenosylmethionine--8-amino-7-oxononanoate transaminase gives MRQISELPKMVSGEGVIMHLEDGRSLIDGISSWWAVIHGYNHPALNAALLTQANKFAHVMLGGMTHNPALDLAAKLVSITPEGLNHVFFSDSGSIGVEVALKMSIQYWKNIGYQGKSKIISLRNGYHGDTFKAMEVSDDSDFTRAFSDVLKRGFILDIPEGGFDAGATVVKQAADELEALLQQEHQHIAAFIVEPIVQCAGGFNIYSPLYLQLARELCTKYNVLLVFDEVATGFGRTGKMFAAEHAGITPDIMILGKALTAGYMGHAATLATSAVFDSFLGDNYEKALMHGPTFMANPLACAVALQSISIIEEEHYLQKIEKIQSIIREQFDTLTSPAIVAKRSIGAIGALEMKDAPCLSGFKEFSQQHGVWLRPIGNVLYLMPPYIISEKELLTILQVMKEWIQQIK, from the coding sequence ATGAGACAGATAAGTGAGTTGCCCAAAATGGTATCCGGAGAGGGTGTGATCATGCACCTGGAGGATGGCCGCTCACTGATTGACGGGATCTCTTCCTGGTGGGCAGTCATACACGGATATAATCATCCGGCGCTCAATGCCGCCTTACTTACGCAGGCAAACAAGTTTGCCCATGTTATGCTGGGCGGCATGACGCACAATCCGGCCCTTGACCTGGCCGCTAAGCTGGTTAGTATTACACCCGAAGGACTTAACCACGTCTTCTTTTCCGACAGTGGTTCCATTGGCGTGGAAGTAGCCCTGAAAATGAGCATACAATACTGGAAGAACATCGGTTATCAGGGTAAAAGCAAGATCATATCACTGAGGAATGGTTATCATGGCGATACTTTCAAGGCAATGGAAGTCAGCGATGACTCCGATTTTACACGTGCTTTTTCAGATGTGCTGAAAAGAGGATTTATACTCGATATTCCTGAAGGCGGATTTGATGCCGGTGCCACAGTGGTGAAACAGGCGGCTGATGAACTGGAAGCGCTGTTGCAGCAGGAACATCAGCACATTGCGGCTTTTATTGTTGAGCCTATTGTTCAATGCGCCGGTGGATTTAATATTTATTCCCCCCTCTACCTGCAATTGGCCCGCGAGCTTTGTACAAAATATAATGTGCTGCTGGTTTTTGATGAAGTAGCCACAGGTTTTGGCCGCACAGGTAAAATGTTCGCTGCAGAACATGCCGGTATCACACCCGATATCATGATACTCGGTAAAGCACTGACGGCAGGTTATATGGGGCACGCGGCCACACTTGCTACATCAGCGGTATTCGACAGCTTCCTGGGCGATAACTATGAAAAGGCCCTGATGCACGGTCCTACCTTTATGGCCAATCCCCTTGCCTGCGCTGTGGCATTGCAGAGTATCTCTATTATTGAAGAAGAACACTATCTGCAGAAAATAGAAAAGATCCAGTCTATCATCCGTGAGCAGTTCGATACGCTCACATCTCCTGCTATTGTGGCAAAGCGATCAATAGGTGCAATTGGCGCCCTTGAAATGAAAGACGCACCCTGTCTTTCCGGTTTTAAGGAGTTCTCGCAGCAACACGGTGTATGGTTGCGTCCTATCGGCAATGTACTATACCTGATGCCGCCGTACATCATCAGTGAGAAAGAACTGCTGACCATCTTACAGGTAATGAAGGAATGGATCCAACAGATAAAATAA